The Gopherus evgoodei ecotype Sinaloan lineage unplaced genomic scaffold, rGopEvg1_v1.p scaffold_34_arrow_ctg1, whole genome shotgun sequence genome window below encodes:
- the MEIS3 gene encoding homeobox protein Meis3, with protein sequence MAQRYDDLVHYPAMDGVALPGFGDPHTARSLQHHALNQSSPYGSAGAPHRAGVPPGLGSTDALKREKDEIYGHPLFPLLALVFEKCELATCSPRDTSGSYPGGDVCSSDSFNEDIAVFAKQIRTEKPLFSSNPELDNLMIQSIQVLRFHLLELEKVHDLCDNFCHRYITCLKGKMPIDLVIDDRDGGSKSDLEDFTGSCASLSDQNNSWIRDHDETGSTHSGTPGPSSGGIASQSGDNSSEPGDCLDNSVASPSTGDDDDLDRDKKRNKKRGIFPKVATNIMRAWLFQHLSHPYPSEEQKKQLAQDTGLTILQVNNWFINARRRIVQPMIDQSNRTGQGPPYSPEAQPMGGYVMDGQQHMAIRPPGPMGSMGIAMGMEGQWHYM encoded by the exons ATGGCACAAAGG TACGATGACCTGGTGCATTACCCTGCCATGGATGGAGTCGCTCTGCCTGGGTTCGGGGACCCTCACACGGCTCGGAGTTTGCAGCACCACGCGCTGAACCAGAGCTCGCCCTATGGATCGGCCGGGGCACCCCACCGGGCAGGGGTGCCGCCGGGGCTGGGGAGTACCGACGCCTTGAAGAGGGAGAAGGATGAGATCTATGG GCACCCTTTGTTCCCTTTGCTGGCCCTGGTCTTTGAGAAGTGTGAGCTGGCGACCTGCTCCCCCAGGGATACCTCGGGCTCTTACCCCGGTGGGGACGTCTGCTCCTCCGATTCCTTCAACGAGGACATAGCCGTCTTCGCTAAACAG ATTAGGACAGAAAAACCTTTATTTTCTTCCAATCCTGAGCTGGATAATTTG ATGATCCAGTCAATCCAGGTGCTGCGATTCCATcttttggaattagaaaag GTACATGACCTGTGTGACAATTTCTGCCACCGCTACATCACCTGCCTGAAGGGGAAGATGCCCATCGACCTGGTGATCGACGACCGGGACGGGGGCTCCAAATCCGACCTGGAGGACTTCACAGGGTCCTGCGCCAGCCTCTCCGACCAG AACAACTCCTGGATCCGAGACCACGACGAGACGGGGTCCACGCACTCGGGCACCCCAGGCCCCTCCAGTGGGGGCATCGCCTCGCAGAGCGGGGACAACTCCAGCGAGCCAG GGGACTGCCTGGATAACAGCGTGGCCTCCCCCAGCACCGGAGATGACGACGACCTGGACCGGGACAAAAAACGGAACAAGAAGCGGGGGATCTTCCCCAAAGTAGCCACCAACATCATGCGGGCCTGGCTCTTCCAGCACCTGTCG CATCCGTACCCCTCGGAGGAGCAGAAGAAGCAGCTGGCGCAGGACACAGGGCTCACCATCCTGCAGGTCAATAACTG GTTTATTAACGCCCGGAGGCGCATCGTACAGCCGATGATCGACCAGTCCAACCGCACAG GTCAGGGGCCGCCCTACAGCCCCGAGGCGCAACCCATGGGCGGGTACGTCATGGACGGGCAGCAGCACATGGCCATCCGCCCCCCAG GTCCGATGGGCAGTATGGGCATTGCCATGGGAATGGAGGGCCAGTGGCACTACATGTGA